The following are from one region of the Rosistilla carotiformis genome:
- a CDS encoding sialidase family protein translates to MLNRRNLIKAAAGWGGACALPGISANSWAKSYGEDRPLLRPVFDQVICPETAEHPRNDHQTILPLDSDRLMLVWSEYYLNAAQPSQRGGNARIGDEVSCQISSMISSDRGRTWGDRRVLQPNEWKHNVKQSNLVRLSENELLMFYVGWDSATDRNVFRRRSFDNGQTWDAQVQISQPGWYCNNADRAIRLSTGRILLPAHGPYDPRYIGGTRYKGGDLHSFFYYSDDGFQTWKTSKNSMTAQGRGCHEPTLVELKDGSLYCLMRNTNKTQYASRSTDGGETWSTPEPTVLISPESPALLKRIPSTGDLMVIWNNVSSSSNWPRNPLSVAISDDEAKTWKHVQDIDNRANYEVAYPSATFVDDEVLIAYYSRPTKGRVGSEVTLRIYKTDQLYT, encoded by the coding sequence ATGCTGAATCGACGAAATCTCATCAAAGCGGCGGCAGGTTGGGGCGGAGCGTGTGCCCTGCCAGGCATTTCGGCGAACAGCTGGGCGAAATCGTATGGCGAAGATCGTCCTTTGCTGCGCCCGGTTTTCGACCAGGTGATTTGTCCCGAGACGGCGGAGCATCCGCGAAACGACCATCAAACGATCCTGCCCTTGGATTCGGATCGGCTGATGTTGGTCTGGTCCGAATACTACTTGAATGCGGCGCAGCCATCGCAGCGGGGTGGAAATGCAAGGATCGGGGACGAAGTCTCGTGTCAGATCTCGAGCATGATTTCGTCGGATCGCGGCCGCACGTGGGGCGACCGACGCGTGCTGCAACCGAATGAATGGAAACACAACGTCAAGCAATCCAATCTGGTTCGGCTTTCCGAGAACGAACTTTTGATGTTCTATGTCGGCTGGGATTCGGCGACCGATCGCAACGTCTTTCGGCGGCGGTCGTTCGACAATGGCCAAACATGGGACGCGCAAGTGCAAATCTCACAGCCAGGCTGGTACTGTAACAACGCCGACCGAGCGATTCGCTTGAGCACAGGGCGGATCCTTTTGCCGGCGCATGGTCCGTACGATCCTCGTTATATCGGCGGCACGCGTTACAAAGGAGGCGACTTGCATTCGTTTTTCTATTATTCGGATGACGGCTTTCAAACGTGGAAGACCAGCAAAAACAGCATGACGGCCCAAGGGCGTGGGTGCCATGAACCGACCCTCGTCGAGCTGAAAGATGGTAGCCTGTATTGCCTGATGCGGAATACGAACAAGACGCAATATGCGAGCCGTTCGACCGATGGCGGCGAAACGTGGTCGACCCCCGAGCCGACGGTGCTGATCTCTCCCGAGTCCCCCGCGCTCTTGAAGCGAATTCCCAGCACCGGCGATTTGATGGTGATCTGGAACAACGTCAGTTCGAGTTCCAATTGGCCGAGAAATCCGCTCAGCGTCGCCATTTCTGACGATGAAGCGAAAACTTGGAAGCATGTTCAAGACATCGACAATCGCGCCAATTACGAGGTCGCTTATCCTTCGGCAACTTTCGTCGATGATGAAGTGTTGATCGCCTATTACTCGCGTCCCACCAAGGGAAGAGTCGGCTCCGAGGTAACGCTGCGAATCTATAAAACCGACCAGCTCTACACGTAG
- a CDS encoding TolC family protein: MKAADAADYRRGSATSFATVVMHLLLMLTLAVLAGCASKGPMPTFAASSLPPMSESGETIAPERWWTTFDDDGLDREVNLALGQNFDLAVALSRLRAAQAVTRIAASDWCWDVNGFSESSRTFGPGRDSSQMTWGLDASYQVDLWGQIRSRVDAERFRTSATRSDYQAVALSLSAEVARTWYSLIESYAQLKLLDEQVETNREGLKAVELRYAEVGEGGPNVLRQQQLVQATLEQMVVVRAGIEVLEHQLAVLTGQPPQIARYEPGDTLPELPPMPFAGLPADLLNRRPDVRAAYFALAAADRDVAAAVSDQYPRLNLGASIVNSAQNPETLFRDWFLSLGGQLIGPIIDGGQRRAEVARTRAVVWQRFSEYRQTTLIALQEVEDALALERRQIERIQLLEAQFKSAELASQQLLQYFITGNTSYLDVLSTVQSRQSLQRSILSARLDLIQIRIGLYLALAGAFDTRPIENNGLLLDAPQLTSERDSDAGELLPPPAGMPVDVSPAPTELPSPAAGSGTVKPAKEFDLNE; the protein is encoded by the coding sequence GTGAAGGCTGCCGACGCCGCGGACTATCGCCGTGGGAGCGCTACTTCGTTTGCGACAGTGGTGATGCATTTGCTGCTGATGCTGACGCTCGCGGTGCTGGCTGGCTGCGCTAGCAAAGGGCCGATGCCTACTTTTGCGGCCAGTTCGCTGCCGCCGATGTCCGAGAGTGGCGAAACGATTGCACCGGAGCGTTGGTGGACGACGTTCGATGATGACGGCTTGGACCGCGAAGTCAATTTGGCCCTGGGCCAGAACTTTGATCTCGCCGTCGCACTCAGCCGCCTGCGAGCCGCTCAAGCGGTGACGCGGATCGCAGCGTCGGATTGGTGTTGGGACGTGAATGGATTCTCCGAGTCTTCGCGTACCTTTGGGCCGGGGCGCGATAGTTCTCAGATGACCTGGGGCCTGGATGCGAGTTACCAAGTCGATTTGTGGGGACAGATTCGTTCGCGTGTCGACGCCGAACGTTTCCGAACCTCAGCAACTCGGTCGGACTATCAAGCCGTTGCCCTATCGCTCTCTGCGGAAGTCGCTCGCACTTGGTACTCGCTGATCGAGTCCTACGCTCAGCTGAAACTTCTGGATGAACAGGTTGAGACAAACCGGGAGGGGCTGAAGGCGGTCGAGTTGCGGTATGCGGAAGTCGGCGAAGGGGGCCCCAATGTGTTGCGTCAGCAGCAGTTGGTGCAAGCGACGTTGGAGCAGATGGTTGTCGTGCGGGCGGGTATCGAAGTGCTCGAACACCAACTGGCCGTGCTCACTGGACAACCTCCACAAATCGCCCGGTACGAACCCGGCGACACATTGCCCGAACTTCCTCCGATGCCATTCGCCGGATTGCCAGCCGACCTGCTGAATCGCCGACCCGATGTCCGCGCCGCCTACTTTGCCCTGGCCGCAGCCGACCGAGATGTGGCAGCTGCCGTCAGCGATCAATACCCGCGGCTGAACCTGGGAGCTTCGATTGTCAATTCGGCCCAAAATCCCGAAACGCTATTCAGAGATTGGTTCCTTTCGCTCGGCGGGCAGTTGATCGGTCCGATCATCGATGGCGGACAACGACGTGCCGAAGTCGCCAGAACGCGGGCTGTCGTGTGGCAGCGGTTCAGCGAATATCGTCAAACGACCCTGATCGCGCTGCAGGAAGTGGAAGATGCATTGGCGTTGGAGCGTCGGCAAATCGAGCGAATCCAATTGCTGGAAGCTCAGTTCAAGAGTGCGGAACTCGCCTCTCAACAGCTGCTGCAGTACTTTATTACCGGTAATACCAGTTACTTGGACGTTCTCAGCACGGTTCAGTCGCGTCAAAGCTTGCAACGTTCGATCCTGTCTGCCAGATTGGATCTTATCCAGATCCGAATCGGTTTGTATTTGGCTCTGGCGGGCGCCTTCGACACGCGTCCGATTGAAAACAATGGGTTGCTCTTGGACGCCCCGCAATTAACCTCAGAGAGAGATAGCGACGCGGGCGAATTGTTGCCCCCTCCTGCCGGGATGCCAGTTGACGTATCTCCCGCCCCAACAGAATTGCCTTCGCCAGCAGCCGGAAGTGGCACGGTGAAGCCCGCCAAAGAATTCGATTTAAATGAGTGA
- a CDS encoding efflux RND transporter periplasmic adaptor subunit, with protein MSDAGHSRPRRSWISLLANMFLCLAILAGSAAGVWWIYQTEPEAKQINAKRKSAALVETIVVERATYSPNLVVLGTVRPAQDIVLSPRIRGQVLELAPSFAPGGMVRKGDLLMQIDPADFENTVSIRKSELEQVEADWEIESGRKKLAKQELDLLGDSIGKVNAALVLREPQSASLLSRLSAAKAAVERAILDLDRTEIFAPFDAQILDRSVNVGSQVEPGDELGQLVGIDQYWVMAAVPIRNLRWVRFSSDERHGSEATLHNPDAWGHEVQRVGRVERMIGSLDEETRLARVLVVVEDPLGLESDVPPLILDSLLKVEIAGKEIDDVVRLHREYVHDGDTVWVMKEGELEIRDTVIEFRDPEYAYISSGLEDGDEVVTTTLATVANGVKLRKVDAPAKAEDAETVDVESETATESDDNESAEASE; from the coding sequence ATGAGTGACGCTGGCCATTCCAGACCACGCCGTAGCTGGATCAGTCTCCTTGCCAATATGTTTCTGTGCCTCGCGATCCTCGCGGGCTCTGCGGCAGGGGTGTGGTGGATTTACCAGACCGAACCCGAAGCAAAGCAGATCAACGCCAAACGCAAGTCGGCGGCGCTGGTGGAAACGATCGTTGTGGAGCGTGCCACCTATTCGCCCAACCTGGTGGTTTTAGGAACCGTACGTCCGGCTCAAGACATCGTACTCAGTCCTCGAATTCGCGGCCAAGTGCTTGAACTTGCCCCCTCCTTCGCTCCCGGAGGCATGGTTCGCAAAGGCGACCTGCTGATGCAGATCGATCCGGCCGACTTTGAGAACACCGTTTCGATTCGCAAAAGTGAATTGGAACAGGTGGAAGCGGATTGGGAAATCGAGTCCGGACGCAAGAAACTGGCCAAGCAAGAGCTAGACCTCTTGGGAGATTCGATTGGCAAGGTCAACGCCGCCCTTGTGTTGCGAGAACCCCAATCGGCGTCGCTGCTATCGAGGTTGAGCGCCGCCAAGGCGGCTGTCGAACGCGCTATCTTGGATTTGGATCGCACCGAGATCTTCGCCCCCTTCGACGCTCAGATTCTCGACCGATCCGTCAACGTTGGTTCCCAGGTGGAACCGGGGGATGAACTGGGACAGCTGGTTGGTATCGATCAGTATTGGGTGATGGCAGCGGTCCCGATTCGAAATCTGCGTTGGGTGCGGTTCTCATCCGATGAACGACACGGTTCCGAAGCCACTTTGCACAATCCCGATGCTTGGGGACACGAGGTGCAGCGCGTGGGGCGCGTCGAGCGGATGATCGGTTCGCTGGACGAAGAAACTCGGCTGGCCCGTGTCTTGGTCGTTGTCGAAGATCCATTGGGGCTGGAGTCCGATGTGCCGCCGTTGATTCTCGATTCGCTGCTGAAAGTAGAAATTGCTGGCAAAGAGATCGACGATGTTGTACGTCTGCACCGTGAATATGTGCACGATGGCGATACGGTCTGGGTGATGAAGGAGGGGGAACTGGAGATCCGCGATACGGTGATCGAGTTCCGCGATCCCGAATATGCCTACATCAGCAGCGGTTTGGAAGACGGAGATGAAGTTGTGACCACGACGCTCGCGACGGTCGCCAACGGCGTGAAGCTTCGAAAAGTCGACGCGCCCGCAAAAGCGGAAGACGCAGAAACTGTCGACGTAGAATCCGAAACCGCCACCGAATCCGACGACAACGAGTCCGCGGAGGCGAGCGAGTGA
- a CDS encoding efflux RND transporter permease subunit yields MARNSIAANLLMFILLGGGIWSAISMQKEVFPPSQLDIVEIEVGYPGASPAEVEQGILRPIEGAVRGVDGIQRIDSEAREGRGTVLIELVAGQNRMKAFQDIDQAVSRIRTFPDQIEQPEVRLQTDQREVMQVSIYGAIDVWALRKLAEQLRDTLLSTEEITQVELRRVPQYVTHIEIPRQQLREYGLTLPEVAEIIRTSSQDVAAGSVQTGAGEILLRVKARKQWADEFANIEIVSGRSGPSVTLGDLAVIRDGFEEVGFHSQFSQTPSVELDIFRVGSQSPIDIANVVETTMNEFESVLPPGVQWRIDRNNAEEFRRRLELVTENAMQAVVIVLVILALFLEFRLAFWVMMGMVVSFIGGLLFLPLAGISINMISLFGFLVVLGIVVDDAVVVGENVYEERQTSRSLERAAIHGTREVAAPVVFSILTNIVAFVPLMFIPGETGKFWSPLPVVVIIVLALSLVESLFILPAHLAHTPKVRRKIWLTQFLHRGQQAFGRNFNRVVEILYGPVLRLCLRFRYVTACIAVALFVLVGGYATSAHMGMILMPEVSADEIEAGVRMPVGTTQDQSAEIARVVTEASLRMFEEHNLYEVAEGIKTNVRGQDFIDVEIVMLPPDQRDMTANEVIELWRDSIGDLPGVDQVTFEAERGPGGHRRDISIALSHTDIEVLEKASEAFVSRVEQYSYVRDVNHNYNRGKAQYDFHLRPEGRALGLTDESLGEQLRGAFFGSLALRLLRGTNEVEVRVKLPEEQREDLHHLEDLVIRTPSGAEVPLLDVAELKKDVSFSRINRRDGRRAISVSMDVEPKRAITQVITAIQSEALPELRRDYPGITWSFEGSDAEMRRATSTLWGYFGLALAVIYSLLAIAFRDYVQPLIVLVAIPFGIVGAVLGHIWLGYDISLVSLMGVIALSGVVINDSLIMVDYANRRRKQDCTAFEAISQAGLRRFRPILLTTLTTFGGLLPLIFEKSLQAQYIVPMAISLGFGILFSTAIVLVLIPCLYLILEDIVALFKSQPQA; encoded by the coding sequence ATGGCTCGCAATTCGATCGCCGCCAATCTGCTGATGTTCATCCTGTTGGGAGGTGGCATCTGGTCGGCGATTTCGATGCAAAAAGAAGTCTTCCCGCCATCGCAGCTGGATATCGTGGAGATCGAAGTCGGGTACCCCGGCGCGTCGCCGGCGGAAGTCGAGCAGGGAATCTTGCGTCCCATCGAAGGGGCGGTCCGCGGCGTCGATGGGATCCAACGGATCGACAGCGAAGCCCGCGAGGGGCGCGGCACGGTCTTGATCGAACTGGTCGCCGGGCAGAACCGGATGAAGGCGTTCCAGGATATCGACCAAGCGGTCAGCCGGATCCGCACCTTCCCCGACCAGATCGAACAACCCGAGGTCCGACTTCAAACCGACCAACGCGAAGTCATGCAGGTGTCGATCTACGGAGCGATCGACGTCTGGGCACTCCGCAAACTCGCCGAACAGCTGCGCGACACACTGCTGTCGACCGAAGAAATTACGCAAGTCGAACTGCGACGCGTCCCGCAATATGTGACGCACATCGAAATCCCTCGCCAACAGCTTCGCGAATACGGACTCACCCTGCCCGAAGTGGCCGAGATCATCCGCACGTCCAGCCAGGATGTGGCCGCCGGTTCGGTTCAAACCGGCGCCGGGGAAATCCTGTTGCGCGTGAAAGCTCGCAAGCAATGGGCCGACGAATTCGCCAACATCGAAATCGTCTCCGGCCGCTCCGGCCCTTCGGTCACGCTGGGCGATCTGGCGGTGATTCGCGATGGCTTCGAAGAGGTGGGCTTCCACTCGCAGTTCAGCCAAACGCCCTCGGTGGAACTCGACATTTTCCGCGTCGGCTCGCAGTCACCCATCGACATCGCCAACGTGGTCGAAACGACCATGAACGAATTCGAAAGCGTGCTGCCGCCGGGCGTGCAGTGGCGGATCGACCGCAACAATGCGGAAGAGTTTCGTCGTCGCTTGGAACTGGTGACCGAAAACGCGATGCAGGCGGTGGTCATCGTGCTGGTGATCCTGGCATTGTTCCTGGAGTTCCGATTGGCGTTCTGGGTCATGATGGGGATGGTCGTCTCGTTTATCGGCGGCCTGCTGTTCCTGCCTCTGGCCGGCATCAGCATCAACATGATCTCGCTGTTTGGATTTTTGGTGGTGCTGGGCATCGTCGTCGATGACGCGGTGGTCGTCGGCGAAAACGTCTACGAAGAACGGCAGACGTCCCGCAGTCTCGAACGCGCCGCGATTCACGGAACACGAGAAGTCGCCGCGCCGGTGGTCTTCAGCATCTTGACCAACATCGTCGCGTTTGTGCCACTGATGTTCATTCCCGGCGAGACTGGAAAGTTTTGGAGCCCGTTGCCGGTGGTGGTCATCATCGTCCTGGCACTGTCGCTTGTCGAATCGCTTTTCATCCTCCCCGCTCACTTGGCCCACACGCCCAAGGTGCGACGCAAAATATGGTTGACGCAGTTCCTGCATCGCGGGCAACAAGCCTTTGGTCGCAACTTCAACCGCGTGGTCGAGATCCTTTACGGGCCGGTGCTGCGACTGTGCCTGCGTTTCCGCTACGTCACCGCTTGCATCGCGGTGGCTTTGTTTGTGTTGGTCGGCGGCTACGCAACGAGTGCGCACATGGGAATGATCCTGATGCCTGAGGTCTCCGCCGACGAGATCGAAGCGGGAGTGCGGATGCCGGTGGGAACGACGCAGGATCAATCGGCCGAGATCGCACGCGTGGTCACCGAAGCCAGCTTGCGAATGTTCGAAGAACACAATTTGTATGAAGTGGCCGAAGGAATCAAAACGAACGTTCGCGGCCAAGACTTTATCGACGTTGAAATCGTGATGTTGCCTCCCGACCAACGCGACATGACCGCCAACGAAGTCATCGAATTGTGGCGTGATTCGATCGGCGATCTGCCGGGGGTCGACCAGGTCACCTTCGAAGCCGAACGCGGCCCCGGCGGCCATCGACGGGACATCAGTATCGCGCTCAGTCACACCGATATCGAGGTGCTCGAGAAAGCTTCCGAAGCGTTTGTGAGCCGAGTCGAACAGTATTCGTACGTTCGCGATGTCAACCACAACTACAACCGCGGCAAAGCCCAATACGACTTCCACCTGCGTCCCGAAGGGCGAGCTCTGGGGCTGACCGATGAATCGCTGGGGGAACAGCTACGCGGTGCATTCTTCGGTTCGCTGGCCCTGCGGTTGCTGCGAGGTACCAACGAGGTGGAGGTGCGAGTCAAATTGCCGGAAGAGCAACGCGAAGACCTTCACCATCTGGAAGACCTTGTGATCCGCACTCCCAGCGGCGCCGAGGTGCCGCTGCTGGATGTTGCCGAGCTGAAGAAGGATGTTTCCTTTTCACGCATCAATCGACGCGATGGCCGCCGCGCGATCAGTGTTAGCATGGACGTCGAACCAAAGCGTGCGATCACCCAAGTGATCACCGCGATCCAATCCGAAGCCCTTCCCGAACTGCGCCGCGATTACCCGGGCATCACGTGGAGTTTCGAAGGGAGCGATGCCGAGATGCGTCGCGCGACATCGACTCTGTGGGGCTACTTTGGCCTCGCCCTGGCCGTGATCTATTCGCTGTTGGCGATTGCGTTCCGCGACTACGTCCAACCGCTGATCGTACTCGTTGCGATTCCGTTCGGAATCGTCGGCGCGGTCCTGGGACACATTTGGTTAGGCTACGACATCTCGCTCGTCAGCCTGATGGGGGTGATCGCGCTGTCGGGCGTCGTGATCAACGATTCGCTGATCATGGTCGACTACGCCAACCGCCGCCGCAAGCAGGACTGCACCGCGTTCGAAGCGATCTCGCAAGCGGGCCTGCGTCGCTTCCGGCCGATCCTCTTGACCACTCTGACCACCTTCGGCGGCCTGTTGCCATTGATCTTCGAGAAATCACTGCAAGCTCAATACATCGTCCCGATGGCGATCTCGCTCGGCTTTGGCATCCTCTTCTCGACGGCGATCGTCCTGGTCCTGATCCCCTGTCTGTACCTGATCCTCGAAGACATCGTCGCGCTCTTCAAATCCCAACCGCAAGCGTGA
- a CDS encoding DUF1559 domain-containing protein — translation MLHQTCFPNQRLRRRGIRPVTSIRTMGFTLVELLVVIAIIGILVGLLLPAVQAAREAARRMQCTNNLKQLGLAVHNYADTFKVIPPLEVWQNGRTTNWGANVLLMPFIEQSALHEALNPQGDAIPNVSVQPLLATRIDGFICPSDPGPDLNFAFNDYGKANYLPSQGVFWVPYNDSGYTQACRLANITDGLSNTLLYGERFLGEQPFRSVGGIWAGRSKTGGNVQAHGRAAWPPNAPYAGDLDDISGASDPLNTRSAYTSLHPGGVNITRCDGSVRFISENVDSLTSYPSSSSTNFFRLAAQAVSQPSDANRVWQNLFIPNDGNPVGDY, via the coding sequence ATGCTCCACCAAACCTGTTTCCCGAATCAAAGACTGCGTCGCAGGGGGATTCGTCCCGTGACGTCGATCCGCACGATGGGCTTTACATTGGTTGAGTTGTTGGTTGTGATTGCGATCATCGGGATTTTGGTTGGCCTGCTGCTGCCTGCGGTTCAAGCAGCGCGCGAAGCAGCCCGACGGATGCAATGCACAAACAATCTCAAGCAACTCGGCCTGGCGGTTCATAACTATGCCGATACGTTCAAGGTGATTCCCCCGCTGGAAGTCTGGCAAAACGGCAGAACGACGAACTGGGGAGCAAACGTTTTGTTGATGCCATTTATCGAGCAATCGGCATTGCACGAAGCGTTGAATCCTCAAGGGGATGCGATTCCCAACGTGAGTGTCCAGCCTTTGCTGGCCACACGGATCGATGGGTTTATCTGTCCATCGGACCCAGGCCCCGATCTGAATTTCGCGTTCAACGATTATGGCAAAGCAAACTACTTGCCAAGCCAGGGTGTTTTTTGGGTGCCTTATAACGACAGCGGTTATACCCAAGCGTGCCGCTTGGCCAACATCACCGATGGACTTTCCAATACGCTTTTGTACGGCGAGCGGTTTCTAGGAGAGCAGCCGTTTCGTAGCGTGGGAGGCATTTGGGCAGGACGCAGCAAGACCGGGGGCAACGTCCAGGCCCATGGTCGCGCCGCTTGGCCGCCGAATGCTCCCTATGCCGGTGATCTCGATGACATCTCGGGCGCGTCGGATCCGCTGAATACGCGGAGCGCCTATACCAGCTTGCATCCTGGTGGCGTTAACATCACTCGTTGTGACGGCTCGGTCCGATTTATCAGCGAAAACGTTGACAGCCTCACCAGTTACCCGTCGAGTTCTTCCACAAACTTCTTCCGCCTGGCCGCCCAAGCCGTCTCGCAACCGTCGGATGCCAATCGTGTCTGGCAAAACTTGTTCATTCCCAACGACGGCAATCCTGTCGGCGACTACTAA
- a CDS encoding XylR family transcriptional regulator produces the protein MLRPFLTLRPPEVLPAMQPTPRVALFVETSRAYGRGVLKGIWQHVQAHDRWSILFRPRGLEEPTPAWMASWQGDGIIAHVTSLRTAAVLKRSAAPCVDVLGDIHNTGFPVVKTDCLRIAELAFGHLAGLGLKNIGICGMRRGHRPRLDERCDAFQSLAEEAGYDVNIFQPRGGGQYGPSWAKEQKQLVDWVRSLPKPIGIFACNDIRGRETLDACATADIPVPERVAVIGVGNDELLCELSDQRLTSVDVNPIRVGYQAADLLSRMMQGQNVPAKFNVSPRRVVERQSTDMLAVEDPEVADAVKYIRLHACDAIDVNDVVQEVAVGRRVLERRFRDLLGRSLKSEIVRVRLARARELLIETSLSATTISYRCGFSSPAYFMDHFHKKVGVTTKEFRESARREDDPPATEDSQ, from the coding sequence ATGCTTCGTCCCTTTCTCACGCTGCGTCCTCCCGAGGTGCTACCCGCTATGCAACCGACACCACGCGTTGCCTTGTTTGTCGAAACGTCGCGGGCCTACGGCCGAGGCGTGCTGAAGGGAATCTGGCAACATGTTCAAGCGCATGACCGCTGGTCGATTCTGTTCCGCCCCCGCGGATTGGAAGAACCGACACCCGCCTGGATGGCTTCCTGGCAAGGCGATGGAATCATTGCGCATGTAACCAGCCTACGAACGGCAGCGGTGCTGAAACGGTCGGCGGCCCCCTGCGTCGACGTCCTTGGCGATATACACAACACAGGATTCCCAGTGGTGAAGACCGATTGCCTGCGAATCGCCGAATTGGCGTTTGGGCATCTGGCTGGTTTGGGCCTGAAAAACATCGGCATCTGCGGTATGCGACGCGGCCATCGCCCGCGTCTCGACGAGCGTTGTGATGCGTTTCAATCGCTGGCCGAAGAGGCGGGGTACGACGTCAACATTTTTCAGCCACGCGGCGGCGGTCAGTACGGTCCGTCTTGGGCAAAAGAACAAAAGCAGTTGGTCGATTGGGTTCGCAGTTTGCCAAAGCCCATCGGGATCTTCGCTTGCAACGACATCCGGGGTCGAGAGACGCTCGATGCCTGCGCTACCGCGGATATTCCGGTTCCCGAACGTGTCGCCGTGATCGGCGTTGGCAACGATGAATTGCTGTGCGAATTAAGCGACCAACGGCTCACCAGCGTGGACGTCAATCCGATCCGCGTCGGCTACCAAGCCGCCGATCTGCTAAGTCGAATGATGCAGGGGCAAAACGTTCCAGCGAAGTTCAACGTCTCGCCACGACGCGTTGTCGAAAGGCAATCGACTGACATGCTGGCGGTGGAGGATCCGGAGGTTGCCGATGCGGTGAAATACATTCGCCTGCATGCTTGCGATGCAATCGACGTCAACGATGTCGTGCAGGAAGTCGCCGTGGGCAGGCGTGTGCTGGAGCGTCGGTTCCGCGACTTGCTAGGACGGTCGCTCAAATCCGAAATCGTGCGCGTCCGGCTGGCGCGCGCTCGAGAACTGCTGATCGAAACATCGCTCTCCGCAACTACGATCTCCTACCGATGCGGCTTCAGTAGTCCCGCGTATTTCATGGATCACTTCCACAAGAAAGTCGGAGTGACCACCAAAGAGTTCCGCGAGTCAGCGCGGCGTGAAGACGACCCGCCCGCGACGGAAGACTCACAATAG
- a CDS encoding type II toxin-antitoxin system RelE/ParE family toxin has product MPRIRLTASAQDDLAEIWHYVAVEQQSPVNADSLADAFDERFQLLAAHPQTGESVEHLRPGTRRSIVKKRFLVFYQAEAEGVLILRVLHGARLIRPDDLE; this is encoded by the coding sequence ATGCCGAGGATTCGGCTCACCGCCTCCGCTCAAGACGACCTTGCGGAGATCTGGCACTACGTTGCCGTTGAGCAGCAAAGCCCGGTCAATGCAGATTCCTTAGCGGATGCCTTTGATGAACGTTTCCAATTGCTCGCTGCGCACCCACAAACCGGTGAATCCGTTGAGCATTTGCGACCGGGTACGAGACGTTCAATCGTCAAAAAACGCTTCCTTGTCTTTTATCAAGCTGAGGCGGAGGGCGTCTTAATTCTCCGTGTTCTCCACGGTGCTCGTCTAATCCGACCGGACGATCTTGAGTAA
- a CDS encoding HPP family protein, with product MPTTCLAAATIGMLSVALFGPGVISTALTVFLGIVSLKLIRLHIPPAIAVGLIPQILEGPIHWYPLSVGVGTSILVAFELASSAMERIYLNKTRVQFDSPH from the coding sequence TTGCCAACCACATGTCTCGCGGCGGCAACAATTGGGATGCTTTCCGTCGCCTTGTTTGGGCCAGGCGTCATTTCAACTGCGCTCACCGTCTTCCTTGGGATCGTGTCACTTAAACTGATTCGACTCCATATCCCACCAGCTATCGCCGTTGGACTGATCCCTCAGATTCTGGAGGGCCCCATTCATTGGTATCCATTATCGGTCGGAGTCGGCACGTCCATCTTGGTGGCGTTTGAGTTGGCCTCTTCCGCGATGGAGCGAATCTACCTAAACAAGACGCGGGTTCAGTTCGACTCGCCGCATTGA